One genomic segment of Actinoplanes ianthinogenes includes these proteins:
- a CDS encoding ArnT family glycosyltransferase: protein MPRRRLLYLLAVVAMMAQMAFAMVTTATQQTPTIDEPVYVATAEVYTQQHSLRYNPEHPPLGKLILATGLAFGDVHRLDPAYPGSQTALGRHLLYESGNNPGRLMLAARLPVILLTLLFGLVVLAFARDLAGPVGGLIALGLYAFSPDVIAHGSLATLDVPAAGLLLTAFWLAWRGRERPYAYLPPAGLALGAALATRASALPAVPLLVLLAGFSMWHAQRAVEIRRRTLISLGTVVATGLIAVAVVWVVYLIADPHLRWTTPPRLPHPGGLKGLAVDWLPFPQAYRDGLLMQFRFERQTFNGFLLGEAYKGNLWYYLPVALLIKTPLGMLALWAAGVLTMLLLPRLRVASLYVLPVSAVLLLVAMTGARDYGTRYVIFLPMFLAVAAGTVALVRFRWARVAAVVLVVATAVSSVRTFPYYLPYSNEAFGGTENTHHNLHDSNVDWGQDLARLSQKLKTDYAGQRIWLIYKGSGVPAYYGITAENPYSVPFDQVHGILVVSDSRVALASPKLKQLLDTSTPIDQVGYSMTIYKR from the coding sequence ATGCCGCGACGCCGACTGTTGTACCTGCTCGCCGTCGTCGCGATGATGGCCCAGATGGCGTTCGCCATGGTGACCACGGCGACGCAGCAGACCCCGACCATCGACGAGCCGGTGTACGTGGCGACCGCCGAGGTCTACACGCAGCAGCACAGCCTGCGGTACAACCCGGAGCATCCGCCGCTCGGCAAGCTGATCCTGGCGACCGGGCTGGCGTTCGGCGACGTGCACCGGCTGGACCCGGCGTACCCGGGTAGTCAGACGGCGCTCGGGCGGCACCTGCTCTACGAGAGCGGGAACAACCCGGGCCGGCTGATGCTGGCCGCCCGGCTGCCGGTCATCCTGCTCACGCTGCTGTTCGGGCTGGTGGTGCTGGCGTTCGCGCGGGATCTGGCCGGGCCGGTGGGCGGGCTGATCGCGCTCGGACTCTACGCGTTCTCGCCGGACGTGATCGCGCACGGGTCGCTGGCCACCCTGGACGTGCCGGCGGCCGGACTGCTGCTGACCGCGTTCTGGCTGGCCTGGCGGGGGCGGGAGCGGCCGTACGCCTACCTGCCGCCGGCCGGGCTGGCGCTCGGTGCGGCGCTGGCCACCCGGGCGAGCGCGCTCCCGGCCGTACCGTTGCTGGTCCTGCTCGCCGGTTTCTCGATGTGGCACGCGCAGCGCGCCGTCGAGATCCGGCGGCGGACGCTGATCAGCCTGGGCACGGTCGTCGCGACCGGGCTGATCGCGGTCGCGGTGGTCTGGGTGGTCTACCTGATCGCCGACCCGCACCTGCGCTGGACCACCCCGCCACGACTGCCGCACCCGGGCGGCCTCAAGGGCCTGGCGGTCGACTGGCTGCCGTTCCCGCAGGCCTACCGGGACGGGCTGCTGATGCAGTTCAGGTTCGAGCGGCAGACCTTCAACGGCTTCCTGCTCGGCGAGGCCTACAAGGGCAACCTCTGGTACTACCTGCCGGTGGCACTGCTGATCAAGACGCCGCTGGGGATGCTGGCGCTCTGGGCGGCCGGCGTGCTGACCATGCTGCTGCTCCCCCGGCTGCGGGTCGCCTCGCTCTACGTGCTCCCCGTCTCCGCGGTGTTGCTGCTGGTCGCGATGACCGGCGCCCGCGATTACGGCACCCGGTACGTGATCTTCCTGCCGATGTTCCTGGCGGTCGCGGCCGGCACCGTCGCGCTCGTCCGGTTCCGCTGGGCCCGGGTGGCCGCGGTGGTCCTGGTGGTGGCCACGGCCGTCAGCTCGGTACGGACCTTCCCGTATTACCTGCCGTACTCCAACGAGGCGTTCGGCGGGACCGAAAACACCCACCACAACCTGCACGACTCGAACGTCGACTGGGGGCAGGACCTGGCCCGGCTGTCGCAGAAGCTGAAGACCGACTACGCCGGGCAGCGGATCTGGCTGATCTACAAGGGCAGCGGCGTGCCGGCCTACTACGGCATCACCGCGGAGAACCCGTACTCGGTGCCGTTCGACCAGGTGCACGGCATTCTGGTGGTTTCCGACTCCCGGGTCGCCCTGGCCTCACCGAAGTTGAAACAGCTTCTCGACACCAGCACCCCAATCGACCAAGTCGGATATTCCATGACGATTTACAAGCGATAA
- a CDS encoding FAD-dependent oxidoreductase codes for MTDYDIVIVGSGFGGSVSALRLSEKGYRVGVLEAGRRFTPDTLPKTSWDLKNFLWAPKLGMRGIQRITLLKDIMVLSAAGVGGGSLVYANTLYQPPAPFFADPHWSGITDWAAELAPHYDQASRMLGVTEQPTMTPSDVVIKQVAEDMGVGHTFRRTPVGVFFGEPGKTVPDPYFGGAGPDRTGCVECGNCMIGCTVGAKNRLDVNYLYLAERKGATIHPDTEVTAIRPDGERWRVETRNGTFTAGQVILSAGALGTQRLLHAMRDTGVLPRLSARIGSLTRTNSEALLGAETKRVPAEPFSKGVAITSSFHPDANTHIEPVRYGPGSNSMGLLSTLLVDGGGRVPRPLKFLWECLRHPVVLAYSLSARRWSERTIIALVMQTLDNSLTVRRTKRGRLTTSPGHGDPNPTWIPVGHEAVRRIADRIDGFPGGTVGDIVNIPMTAHILGGATIGASPEAGVIDPYHRVYGYPGLHVVDGSAVPANLGVNPSLTITAMAERAMSLWPNKGEADPRPAAGTDYQRVEPVPPRSPAVPAHAPTALRLGPTRVES; via the coding sequence ATGACGGATTACGACATCGTGATCGTGGGCAGCGGCTTCGGCGGCAGCGTCAGCGCACTGCGACTGTCCGAGAAGGGCTACCGGGTCGGTGTGCTCGAGGCCGGTCGCCGATTCACCCCGGACACGCTGCCGAAAACGTCATGGGATCTGAAGAACTTCCTCTGGGCGCCCAAGCTCGGGATGCGCGGCATCCAGCGGATCACCCTGCTCAAGGACATCATGGTGCTGTCCGCGGCCGGGGTCGGCGGTGGCTCGCTGGTGTACGCCAACACGCTGTACCAGCCGCCCGCCCCGTTCTTCGCCGACCCGCACTGGTCCGGGATCACCGACTGGGCGGCCGAGCTGGCGCCGCACTACGACCAGGCGTCCCGGATGCTCGGGGTGACCGAGCAGCCCACGATGACGCCGTCCGATGTGGTGATCAAGCAGGTCGCCGAGGACATGGGCGTCGGGCACACGTTCCGGAGAACCCCGGTCGGCGTCTTCTTCGGCGAGCCCGGCAAGACCGTGCCGGACCCGTATTTCGGGGGCGCCGGACCGGACCGCACCGGGTGCGTCGAGTGCGGCAACTGCATGATCGGCTGCACCGTCGGCGCCAAGAACCGGCTCGACGTCAACTACCTCTACCTCGCCGAGCGCAAGGGCGCGACGATCCACCCGGACACCGAGGTCACCGCGATCCGCCCGGACGGCGAGCGCTGGCGGGTGGAGACCCGCAACGGCACCTTCACCGCCGGCCAGGTGATCCTGTCGGCCGGGGCGCTCGGCACCCAGCGGCTGTTGCACGCCATGCGCGACACCGGGGTGCTCCCCCGGCTCTCCGCCCGGATCGGCTCGCTGACCAGGACGAACTCGGAGGCGCTGCTCGGCGCGGAGACCAAGAGGGTGCCGGCCGAGCCGTTCAGCAAGGGCGTGGCGATCACCTCGTCGTTCCACCCGGACGCGAACACCCACATCGAGCCGGTCCGATACGGCCCCGGCAGCAACTCGATGGGCCTGCTCTCCACGCTGCTGGTCGACGGCGGCGGCCGGGTGCCGCGCCCGCTCAAGTTCCTCTGGGAGTGCCTGCGCCACCCGGTGGTGCTCGCCTACTCGCTGTCCGCCCGCCGGTGGAGCGAGCGGACCATCATCGCGCTGGTCATGCAGACCCTGGACAACTCGCTGACGGTCCGCCGCACCAAGCGCGGCCGGCTGACCACCAGCCCCGGGCACGGCGACCCGAACCCGACCTGGATCCCGGTCGGGCACGAGGCGGTCCGCCGGATCGCCGACCGGATCGACGGCTTCCCCGGCGGCACCGTCGGCGACATCGTCAACATCCCGATGACCGCGCACATCCTGGGCGGGGCGACGATCGGCGCGTCCCCGGAGGCCGGGGTGATCGACCCGTACCACCGGGTCTACGGATATCCGGGACTGCACGTGGTGGACGGCTCGGCGGTGCCGGCGAACCTCGGGGTGAACCCGTCGCTGACCATCACCGCGATGGCGGAGCGGGCCATGTCGCTGTGGCCGAACAAGGGCGAGGCGGACCCGCGGCCGGCGGCCGGCACCGACTATCAGCGAGTGGAGCCGGTGCCACCGCGGTCCCCCGCCGTTCCCGCCCACGCTCCGACCGCGCTGCGCCTCGGCCCTACCCGCGTCGAAAGCTGA
- a CDS encoding SDR family oxidoreductase, with protein sequence MTLTGKTALVTGGSRGIGRAIVRRLAADGARVVFTYRSRTEAADSLVAEFGDQAVAVRCDQADPETLPAIFEPVRDGLDILVNNAGVADHTTIAEVTPAAFDRVLTINTKFPLLAIREAAPLLRDGGRIVNVSTLNTVVSGPGMVLYCASKAALEQVTAVAAKEFGPRGITVNTVSPGATDTDMLRGVNTAEGIEGSVALTALGRLGQPADVAAVVAFLAGPDSAWVTGQNIRATGGLLL encoded by the coding sequence ATGACGCTCACGGGGAAGACAGCGCTCGTCACCGGAGGTTCGCGGGGCATCGGGCGGGCGATCGTGCGCCGCCTGGCCGCGGACGGCGCCCGGGTGGTGTTCACCTATCGGTCCCGCACGGAGGCGGCCGACAGCCTGGTCGCCGAGTTCGGCGACCAGGCTGTCGCGGTGCGGTGCGACCAGGCCGACCCGGAGACCCTGCCGGCGATCTTCGAGCCGGTCCGGGACGGGCTGGACATCCTGGTCAACAACGCCGGGGTGGCCGACCACACGACGATCGCCGAGGTCACCCCGGCGGCGTTCGACCGGGTGCTGACGATCAACACGAAGTTCCCGCTGCTGGCGATCCGGGAGGCCGCGCCGCTGCTGCGCGACGGTGGCCGGATCGTCAACGTGTCGACGCTGAACACGGTGGTGTCCGGGCCGGGGATGGTGCTGTACTGCGCCAGCAAGGCGGCGCTGGAGCAGGTCACGGCGGTGGCGGCGAAGGAGTTCGGGCCGCGCGGGATCACCGTGAACACGGTGTCGCCCGGGGCGACCGACACCGACATGCTGCGCGGGGTGAACACCGCGGAGGGCATCGAGGGATCGGTGGCCCTCACCGCGCTCGGCCGGCTCGGGCAGCCGGCGGACGTGGCGGCGGTGGTGGCCTTCCTGGCCGGGCCGGACTCGGCGTGGGTGACCGGGCAGAACATCCGGGCCACCGGCGGCCTGCTCCTGTAG
- a CDS encoding histone-like nucleoid-structuring protein Lsr2 encodes MAKQIITLLTDDLDGGEADRTVEFGLDGVNYTIDLSEKNAGKLRKALEPFLSAATRLGRSGVAPTVARRAAPAASSRTSRDQNQAIREWANKNGYSVSERGRIPSNVVEAYHAKR; translated from the coding sequence ATGGCCAAGCAGATAATTACCCTTCTGACCGACGACCTCGACGGCGGGGAGGCCGACCGCACTGTCGAATTCGGACTCGACGGCGTGAACTACACGATCGACCTGTCCGAGAAGAACGCCGGCAAGCTGCGCAAGGCTCTGGAGCCGTTCCTCTCCGCGGCCACCCGGCTGGGTCGTTCCGGCGTTGCTCCGACGGTTGCCCGGCGGGCCGCGCCGGCCGCCTCGAGCCGGACCAGCCGCGACCAGAATCAGGCCATTCGCGAGTGGGCGAACAAGAACGGATACTCGGTTTCCGAGCGTGGCCGGATCCCGAGCAACGTCGTCGAGGCGTACCACGCCAAGCGCTGA
- a CDS encoding NAD-dependent epimerase/dehydratase family protein, translating to MRVVIVGATGNAGTALLRRLRTEPDVEAIGIARRTPRDGGPYADMEWHSVDVGSDDALDRLTPIFDGTDAVVNLAWQIQPSHDIRRLYRTNVLGSRTVFQAALRAGVATLVHASSVGVYAPGPKWAYVKETWLRTGIPESSYSRHKALVERMLDEIESDHPTLRVVRLRPGLIFQRDAGTEIGRYFAGPLVPARLLRFGWVPVLPANPGLRLQAVHADDVAEAYLRVLRADVRGAFNIAAGPVLDPAVLAKAFHGVPVPVPGFALEGVAAISWWLRMQPVDRGWVKLALKAPLMCCDRAAEELGWAPRRDAVEALHEVVAGLAERAGRPESPPLDASGSQPGRLGGLLRGRFPGTGDPY from the coding sequence ATGCGTGTGGTCATCGTGGGCGCGACCGGCAACGCCGGCACCGCGCTGCTGCGCCGTTTGCGCACCGAGCCGGACGTCGAGGCGATCGGCATCGCCCGGCGCACACCCCGGGACGGCGGCCCTTACGCCGACATGGAGTGGCACTCGGTCGACGTGGGGAGCGACGACGCCCTGGACCGGCTGACCCCGATCTTCGACGGCACCGACGCGGTGGTGAACCTGGCGTGGCAGATCCAGCCGAGCCACGACATCCGGCGGCTGTACCGGACGAACGTGCTGGGCAGCCGCACGGTCTTCCAGGCGGCGTTGCGCGCCGGGGTGGCCACGCTGGTGCACGCCTCCTCGGTCGGGGTGTACGCGCCGGGGCCGAAGTGGGCGTACGTGAAGGAGACCTGGCTGCGCACCGGGATCCCGGAGTCGTCCTACAGCCGGCACAAGGCGCTGGTCGAGAGGATGCTGGACGAGATCGAGTCGGATCACCCGACGCTGCGGGTGGTCCGGCTGCGCCCCGGGCTGATCTTCCAGCGGGACGCCGGGACGGAGATCGGCCGGTATTTCGCGGGGCCGCTGGTGCCGGCCCGGCTGCTGCGGTTCGGCTGGGTGCCGGTGCTGCCGGCGAACCCCGGGCTGCGGTTGCAGGCGGTGCACGCGGACGACGTGGCGGAGGCGTATCTGCGGGTGCTGCGGGCCGACGTGCGGGGCGCGTTCAACATCGCGGCCGGGCCGGTGCTCGATCCGGCGGTGCTGGCCAAGGCGTTCCACGGGGTGCCGGTGCCGGTGCCCGGGTTCGCCCTGGAGGGAGTGGCCGCGATCAGCTGGTGGCTGCGGATGCAACCGGTGGACCGGGGGTGGGTGAAGCTGGCCCTCAAGGCGCCGCTGATGTGCTGCGACCGGGCCGCTGAGGAGCTCGGGTGGGCGCCACGCAGGGACGCGGTGGAGGCGCTGCACGAGGTGGTGGCAGGGTTGGCGGAGCGGGCCGGGCGGCCGGAGAGTCCGCCGCTGGACGCGAGCGGGAGTCAGCCGGGGCGGCTCGGCGGGCTGTTGCGCGGACGGTTTCCGGGGACCGGTGACCCGTACTGA
- a CDS encoding putative bifunctional diguanylate cyclase/phosphodiesterase → MPTRWPAALFGAWIVVLGVVYSLEPALHGWLILAGGLSALVAVLIGTYRSAPDDRVPWWLLAGAAGLSGLGAAIGNAPSFITNWLLWLEAVGTGLLLCSYLVLAVALAGFVRRRTGSSRDVPGLLDAAIVTSGVALLIWTFVIGPRMSDVTVNGLEQLLPVADLLCLGLLIRLATVPGRLVASGYWLGAGTGAMLVADVFRTSAYGQLALYATAGTAALIPSMAELTRASSAPAAETSRGRLALLAVAALAAPTVLMVKMFQDSQVAGLFLVAVLSLLMLMLVLARMSGIMASHRQAMARERALREASAALVSAADAEAVGLAVRTTVAQLLPGDVPHGVVLAISIAQSEPLSPEAAAQAAVDRATGTAARLVQTRDVDWAVAVRLTQFAETLRCPMVLQDRPTGDPLVGVLHVGAPAWALRELKRSVEVLAGQVALALERIALSHEVTQRNSEAYFRTLILNTADVITILDEHDRIRYASPSALGVFGADPTGYRLPDVIHPGDESRLAEALAAVRGGDELRQLDFRAVGAGRTEVLLEMHCRDLRADHSVAGLVVTMRDVTEQRQLERELTHQAFHDAMTGLANRVLFHDRLKHALARGARDGSVVGVLFIDLDDFKIVNDTLGHAVGDQLLIEVAHRIAGSLRADDTAARLGGDEFAALVENVNDPGAVEETANRILAALAAPIVTDAKPLHAVASIGITTTLEAGAADELLRQADLALYVAKGAGKNQWRRYQRHLHDEMVERLELRSALDHAVNEGHFLLHYQPIVDLASGVAVGFEALVRWSHPQRGVITPDQFIEVAEESGLVVPMGRWVLEEALRTVSEWRRVLPPGQAPYVTVNVSVRQFREAGFVDQVRTALHHTGVPPQSLMLEITETLLMKDDEQRVWSDLSTLREMGIRIAIDDFGTGYSSLGYLRQRPIDVVKIDKTFIDDMVTSPQPLALVSGIVSLARNLQLTVVAEGIEDVAHRDLLVQLGCPLGQGFLFSSPLGPTEVLAWMTGTTVAA, encoded by the coding sequence ATGCCGACGCGGTGGCCGGCCGCCCTCTTCGGCGCCTGGATCGTGGTTCTCGGCGTCGTCTACTCGCTGGAGCCCGCCCTGCACGGCTGGCTGATCCTGGCCGGCGGTCTGTCCGCGCTGGTCGCCGTCCTGATCGGGACCTACCGCAGCGCGCCCGACGACCGGGTGCCCTGGTGGCTGCTGGCCGGCGCGGCCGGGCTCTCCGGGCTGGGCGCCGCGATCGGCAACGCACCCTCGTTCATCACCAACTGGCTGCTCTGGCTGGAGGCGGTCGGCACCGGCCTGCTGCTCTGCTCCTACCTGGTGCTGGCGGTCGCGCTGGCCGGTTTCGTCCGCCGCCGCACCGGCTCGTCGCGGGACGTGCCGGGCCTGCTGGACGCGGCCATCGTCACCTCCGGGGTGGCGCTGCTGATCTGGACGTTCGTGATCGGCCCGCGGATGTCCGACGTGACGGTCAACGGGCTGGAGCAGCTGCTCCCGGTCGCCGACCTGCTCTGCCTCGGCCTGCTGATCCGGCTGGCCACGGTGCCCGGCCGCCTGGTGGCCTCCGGGTACTGGCTGGGCGCGGGGACCGGCGCGATGCTGGTGGCCGACGTGTTCCGGACCTCGGCGTACGGCCAGCTCGCCCTGTACGCCACCGCCGGGACGGCCGCGCTGATCCCGTCGATGGCCGAGCTGACCCGGGCGTCGTCGGCGCCGGCCGCCGAGACCAGCCGGGGCCGGCTCGCCCTGCTCGCGGTCGCCGCGCTGGCCGCGCCGACCGTGCTGATGGTCAAGATGTTCCAGGACAGCCAGGTCGCCGGCCTGTTCCTGGTGGCGGTGCTGAGCCTGCTGATGCTGATGCTGGTGCTGGCCCGGATGTCCGGGATCATGGCCAGCCACCGGCAGGCGATGGCCCGGGAGCGTGCGCTGCGCGAGGCGTCGGCGGCGCTGGTCTCGGCGGCCGACGCCGAGGCGGTCGGGCTGGCGGTCCGCACCACGGTGGCCCAGTTGCTGCCCGGTGACGTGCCGCACGGCGTGGTGCTGGCGATCAGCATCGCCCAGTCCGAGCCGCTGTCGCCGGAGGCGGCCGCGCAGGCCGCGGTGGACCGGGCCACCGGCACCGCGGCGCGGCTGGTGCAGACCCGGGACGTGGACTGGGCGGTCGCGGTCCGGCTCACCCAGTTCGCCGAGACGCTGCGCTGCCCGATGGTGTTGCAGGACCGCCCGACCGGCGACCCGCTGGTCGGCGTGCTGCACGTGGGCGCGCCGGCCTGGGCGCTGCGCGAGCTGAAGCGCTCGGTGGAGGTGCTGGCCGGGCAGGTCGCGCTGGCGCTGGAGCGGATCGCGCTCAGCCACGAGGTGACCCAGCGCAACAGCGAGGCGTATTTCCGGACGCTGATCCTGAACACCGCCGACGTGATCACCATCCTCGACGAGCACGACCGGATCCGGTACGCCAGCCCGTCCGCCCTCGGTGTCTTCGGCGCCGACCCGACCGGCTACCGGCTGCCCGACGTGATCCACCCGGGCGACGAGAGCCGGCTGGCCGAGGCGCTCGCGGCGGTCCGGGGCGGTGACGAGCTGCGGCAGCTGGACTTCCGGGCGGTCGGGGCGGGGCGTACCGAGGTGCTGCTCGAGATGCACTGCCGGGATCTGCGCGCCGACCACAGCGTGGCCGGCCTGGTGGTCACCATGCGGGACGTCACCGAGCAGCGGCAGCTCGAACGCGAGCTGACCCACCAGGCGTTCCACGACGCGATGACCGGCCTGGCCAACCGGGTGCTGTTCCACGACCGGCTGAAGCACGCCCTGGCCCGCGGCGCCCGGGACGGCTCGGTGGTCGGGGTGCTCTTCATCGACCTGGACGACTTCAAGATCGTCAACGACACGCTCGGGCACGCGGTCGGCGACCAGCTGCTGATCGAGGTGGCCCACCGGATCGCCGGCTCGCTGCGCGCCGACGACACCGCAGCCCGGCTCGGCGGCGACGAGTTCGCGGCGCTGGTGGAGAACGTCAACGACCCGGGCGCGGTGGAGGAGACCGCGAACCGGATCCTGGCCGCGCTGGCCGCCCCGATCGTCACCGACGCCAAGCCGCTGCACGCGGTGGCCAGCATCGGCATCACCACCACGCTGGAGGCGGGCGCCGCGGACGAGCTGCTGCGCCAGGCCGACCTGGCGCTGTATGTGGCCAAGGGGGCCGGCAAGAACCAGTGGCGGCGGTATCAGCGGCACCTGCACGACGAGATGGTGGAGCGGCTGGAGCTGCGCTCGGCGCTCGACCACGCGGTCAACGAGGGCCACTTCCTGCTGCACTACCAGCCGATCGTGGACCTGGCCTCGGGCGTCGCGGTGGGCTTCGAGGCGCTGGTCCGCTGGTCGCACCCGCAGCGCGGGGTGATCACCCCGGACCAGTTCATCGAGGTCGCCGAGGAGAGCGGCCTGGTCGTGCCGATGGGCCGCTGGGTGCTGGAGGAGGCGCTGCGCACGGTCTCCGAGTGGCGCCGGGTCCTGCCGCCCGGCCAGGCGCCCTATGTCACGGTCAACGTCTCGGTCCGGCAGTTCCGCGAGGCCGGATTCGTCGACCAGGTGCGCACCGCGTTGCACCACACCGGGGTGCCGCCGCAGTCGCTGATGCTGGAGATCACCGAGACGCTGTTGATGAAGGACGACGAGCAGCGGGTCTGGTCCGACCTGAGCACGCTGCGCGAGATGGGCATCCGGATCGCCATCGACGACTTCGGCACCGGCTACTCCTCGCTCGGCTACCTGCGCCAGCGCCCGATCGACGTCGTGAAGATCGACAAGACCTTCATCGACGACATGGTCACCAGCCCGCAGCCGCTCGCCCTGGTCAGCGGCATCGTCAGCCTGGCCCGGAACCTTCAGCTCACGGTCGTGGCCGAGGGGATCGAGGACGTCGCGCACCGGGACCTGCTGGTCCAGCTCGGCTGCCCGCTCGGGCAGGGGTTCCTGTTCTCCAGCCCGCTCGGCCCGACCGAGGTCCTGGCCTGGATGACCGGCACCACGGTCGCCGCGTGA
- a CDS encoding class I SAM-dependent methyltransferase — MLLDFVRAHTLLAPVPFVPEINLRQAEEPIALWEATEAGGAEQPPPFWAFAWAGGQALARHLLDEPDLVAGRSVLDLATGSGLVAVAAAKAGARPVVANDIDPLSLAAAAANAADNGVTVETVEADLLDTDDRYGVVLAGDVFYSREMAGRVLPYLRRAAGRGSLVLVGDPGRAYLPEGLVLRATYDVPVIEALESCAVRRTSVWQVVS, encoded by the coding sequence GTGCTACTCGATTTCGTACGCGCCCACACGCTCCTGGCGCCGGTCCCGTTCGTCCCGGAGATCAACCTCCGGCAGGCCGAGGAGCCGATCGCGCTCTGGGAGGCCACCGAGGCCGGCGGCGCCGAGCAGCCGCCGCCGTTCTGGGCGTTCGCCTGGGCCGGTGGGCAGGCCCTCGCCCGGCACCTCCTGGACGAGCCGGACCTGGTCGCCGGGCGCAGCGTGCTCGACCTGGCCACCGGGTCCGGGCTGGTCGCGGTCGCGGCGGCGAAAGCGGGGGCGCGGCCGGTGGTGGCCAACGACATCGACCCGCTGTCGCTGGCCGCGGCGGCCGCCAACGCCGCGGACAACGGGGTGACGGTGGAGACGGTCGAGGCCGACCTGCTGGACACCGACGACCGGTACGGCGTGGTGCTGGCCGGCGACGTGTTCTACAGCCGGGAGATGGCCGGGCGGGTGCTGCCGTATCTGCGGCGGGCGGCCGGGCGGGGCTCGCTGGTGCTGGTCGGGGACCCGGGGCGGGCGTACCTGCCGGAGGGGCTGGTGCTGCGGGCCACCTATGACGTGCCGGTGATCGAGGCGCTGGAGAGCTGTGCGGTCCGGCGTACCTCGGTCTGGCAGGTGGTCAGCTGA
- a CDS encoding HAD family hydrolase — translation MDAGATVIPAALLLDFGGVLADGTGPFRAAPPELVLRIYNLTKGALQPGQIQRALVDGAAAYARWRDEDHPDELPQAEVWERFVIAGWPPAAAVPVRGAVTRLSYDWARRDDWKLRPGIPEALAAYSAAGVPMAVVSNTLSGAAHRDFLAEAGVGHYFAAQVYSDEAGVRKPNPQMIWRATDALGVAPADCWFVGDSRQRDVVCARRADIARAILMPSGRSDSPGEHGEPDVVVEDGHALAALLS, via the coding sequence GTGGACGCTGGGGCAACGGTGATCCCGGCTGCGCTGCTCCTCGATTTCGGCGGGGTGCTGGCCGACGGGACGGGACCGTTCCGGGCCGCGCCGCCCGAGCTGGTCCTGCGGATCTACAACCTGACCAAGGGTGCGCTGCAACCGGGGCAGATCCAGCGGGCGCTCGTCGACGGCGCCGCCGCGTACGCCCGCTGGCGCGACGAGGACCACCCGGACGAGCTGCCCCAGGCCGAGGTCTGGGAGCGTTTCGTGATCGCGGGCTGGCCGCCGGCCGCGGCGGTGCCGGTCCGCGGCGCGGTCACCAGGCTCAGCTACGACTGGGCCCGGCGCGACGACTGGAAGCTGCGTCCCGGCATCCCGGAGGCGCTGGCGGCGTATTCCGCGGCCGGCGTCCCGATGGCCGTGGTCAGCAACACGCTCAGCGGCGCCGCGCACCGCGACTTCCTGGCCGAGGCCGGGGTCGGTCACTACTTCGCGGCGCAGGTCTACAGCGACGAGGCCGGCGTCCGGAAACCCAACCCGCAGATGATCTGGCGGGCCACCGACGCGCTGGGGGTGGCGCCCGCCGACTGCTGGTTCGTCGGGGACAGCCGGCAGCGGGACGTCGTCTGCGCGCGCCGGGCCGACATCGCGCGGGCGATCCTGATGCCGTCGGGCCGCTCCGACAGCCCCGGTGAGCACGGCGAGCCGGACGTGGTCGTCGAGGACGGTCACGCCCTCGCCGCCCTGCTCAGCTGA